The following are encoded in a window of Manihot esculenta cultivar AM560-2 chromosome 8, M.esculenta_v8, whole genome shotgun sequence genomic DNA:
- the LOC110621507 gene encoding glycine-rich cell wall structural protein 1.0 → MDINKDAMTRTKRHILPRKQRNLRALSQLWFLVIMGCFGKRRHKKKENKHQRPALATGGAYPANKGYRSGAGKGNDSGNKDGGMVIMTNIMAETAAAAAATVSSDSTCGGGGGGCGGGGGGGGCGGGGGGGC, encoded by the coding sequence ATGGATATAAATAAGGATGCAATGACAAGAACCAAGAGGCATATACTTCCCAGAAAACAAAGAAATCTACGAGCTCTGTCACAGCTTTGGTTTCTGGTAATTATGGGGTGTTTTGGCAAGCGTCgccataaaaagaaagaaaacaaacatCAAAGACCTGCTCTTGCCACTGGAGGTGCTTACCCTGCCAATAAAGGTTATCGCAGTGGAGCGGGCAAAGGCAATGACAGTGGCAACAAAGATGGTGGGATGGTAATTATGACTAATATAATGGCTGAAACTGCAGCTGCAGCTGCAGCCACTGTTTCCAGTGACAGCACTTGTGGCGGCGGGGGTGGAGGTTGTGGTGGCGGCGGCGGTGGTGGAGGTTGTGGTGGTGGCGGCGGCGGTGGATGTTGA
- the LOC110621751 gene encoding protein MIZU-KUSSEI 1 translates to MTKIDALRRLLLPCFSPSTNTTATNLTTKKRLSASLRDDLPNPTTNQETQIQDQNQDSASSESTIKPSINLAPSRPSKTMVVGTIFGNRRGHVWFCIQHDRLSIKPLLLLELSMPTNQLVKEMQCGLVRIALECDRSDFSSCPLRSIPVWTMYCNGKRVGFALRRKANDQNRSMLKTMKSMTVGAGVIPSGFESMGSEEIMYMRANYEHVVGNADSESFHLINPDECPGQELSVFLMRSG, encoded by the coding sequence ATGACCAAGATCGACGCCCTCCGTCGACTCCTCCTCCCCTGTTTCTCTCCTTCCACTAACACCACCGCCACCAACCTCACCACCAAGAAACGCCTCAGCGCCTCCCTTCGAGATGATCTTCCTAACCCCACAACCAACCAAGAAACCCAGATTCAAGATCAAAACCAAGACTCAGCCTCCTCTGAATCAACCATCAAACCCAGCATTAATTTAGCCCCTTCACGTCCCAGCAAAACCATGGTCGTCGGTACCATTTTCGGCAACCGTCGCGGCCATGTGTGGTTCTGCATTCAACACGACCGACTCTCCATTAAACCTCTCCTCCTCCTTGAACTCTCAATGCCCACCAACCAGCTCGTCAAAGAAATGCAATGCGGACTCGTTCGGATAGCTCTTGAATGCGACCGATCCGACTTCAGTTCTTGCCCTCTCCGGTCTATTCCAGTTTGGACCATGTACTGCAACGGGAAGAGGGTTGGGTTTGCGCTGAGGAGGAAGGCAAATGACCAGAACCGTTCGATGTTAAAGACCATGAAATCAATGACAGTCGGGGCGGGTGTTATTCCATCCGGATTCGAGTCAATGGGTTCAGAGGAGATCATGTATATGAGAGCTAATTATGAGCACGTGGTGGGTAACGCTGATTCGGAATCGTTTCATTTGATTAACCCGGACGAGTGCCCTGGTCAAGAACTCAGTGTTTTCTTGATGAGGTCTGGATAA